The following proteins are encoded in a genomic region of Streptococcus cristatus AS 1.3089:
- a CDS encoding DegV family protein — protein MTWKIVADSGCDYREIADLANQTTFESVPLTIQIDNEIFVDSAHLDIDDMMEKMYATSTASKSACPSPDDYLRSFEGAENIFVVTITGSLSGSHNSAQLAKKLFLEEHPTANIHVIDSLSAGGEVDLIVKKLNELIKEGLSFEQVVEAISHYQKNTKLLFVLAKVDNLVKNGRLSKLIGAVVGLLNIRMVGEASDTGTLELLQKARGAKKALTAAVDEVLKAGYKGGRIIIAHRNNEKFCQQFAEVIKEKFPAADISFLPTSGLCSFYAEEGGLLMGYEI, from the coding sequence ATGACTTGGAAAATTGTTGCCGATTCTGGCTGTGACTACCGTGAGATTGCAGATCTAGCCAACCAGACAACTTTTGAGAGTGTGCCACTGACCATTCAGATTGATAACGAGATTTTTGTGGATAGCGCTCATCTCGATATTGATGACATGATGGAAAAAATGTACGCTACTTCAACCGCTTCAAAATCAGCCTGTCCAAGCCCTGATGACTATCTCAGAAGCTTTGAAGGAGCTGAAAATATTTTTGTCGTGACGATTACAGGCTCCCTTTCTGGTAGCCACAATAGCGCCCAGCTAGCCAAAAAGCTCTTCTTAGAAGAACATCCAACAGCAAATATCCATGTCATTGATAGCCTTTCGGCTGGTGGCGAGGTTGATCTGATCGTCAAAAAATTGAACGAACTCATCAAAGAAGGCCTTTCTTTCGAGCAAGTAGTGGAAGCCATCTCCCACTACCAAAAAAACACAAAGCTTCTCTTTGTGCTGGCCAAGGTAGATAATCTGGTCAAAAATGGTCGTCTCAGCAAGCTAATCGGTGCAGTTGTCGGCCTCCTCAATATTCGCATGGTGGGCGAAGCCAGTGATACTGGTACTCTGGAGCTTCTTCAAAAAGCTAGAGGGGCTAAAAAGGCTCTGACTGCTGCAGTGGATGAAGTTCTGAAAGCTGGATATAAGGGCGGCCGCATTATCATTGCTCATCGCAATAACGAGAAATTTTGCCAGCAATTTGCGGAAGTTATCAAGGAAAAATTCCCAGCTGCCGACATTTCATTCCTACCAACTTCTGGGCTTTGCAGCTTTTACGCAGAAGAAGGCGGCCTCTTGATGGGCTACGAAATTTAA